One segment of Solanum stenotomum isolate F172 chromosome 1, ASM1918654v1, whole genome shotgun sequence DNA contains the following:
- the LOC125860931 gene encoding putative pentatricopeptide repeat-containing protein At5g59200, chloroplastic codes for MAQDEELEVKDFIRNNEWDVDKLRSVISEEMVQHIVMNIKARSKVDDSDKAWWVRSTNGFFTVKSAYQTMRSKRAEKEWSKFMCIKGLPFKIGFFLWRVFDAMEQVCIWNAMISSLALMMNSGLQHNEIAFVAVLSTLSHEFGLAAKMKHYGCVVDLLQEAYDFIKKMPFEADATVLGACRLGGAIELGNEVAQLLLESKQNHSGRYV; via the exons ATGGCGCAAGATGAGGAATTAGAAGTCAAGGATTTTATTAGGAATAATGAGTGGGATGTGGACAAGCTGAGATCTGTTATTTCAGAGGAGATGGTACAACATATAGTTATGAACATCAAGGCCAGAAGTAAGGTAGATGACAGTGATAAAGCTTGGTGGGTACGTAGCACTAATGGTTTTTTCACTGTCAAGTCAGCATATCAAACAATGAGAAGCAAAAGGGCAGAGAAAGAATGGAGCAAGTTTATGTGTATAAAGGGGTTACCTTTCAAGATTGGATTTTTCTTATGGAGG GTATTTGATGCGATGGAGCAGGTTTGCATATGGAATGCTATGATTTCTTCCCTAGCATTAATGATGAATTCGGGGTTGCAACACAATGAGATTGCCTTCGTGGCAGTTCTATCAACTT TATCACATGAATTCGGACTTGCAGCTAAGATGAAACATTATGGCTGTGTGGTTGATCTACTGCAGGAAGCTTACGACTTCATAAAGAAGATGCCTTTTGAAGCTGATGCTACTGTCTTGGGTGCTTGTAGACTTGGTGGAGCAATTGAGTTGGGAAATGAAGTAGCACAACTATTGCTTGAGTCGAAACAGAATCATTCTGGCCGTTATGTTTAA